The Candidatus Methylomirabilis sp. genome has a segment encoding these proteins:
- a CDS encoding DEAD/DEAH box helicase codes for MTFDDLSLPGPIRKGIETAGFTQCTPIQAEALPLALAGKDVAGQAQTGSGKTAAFLIPLFVRLLNSRRPTLPGAPRALILAPTRELAVQILWDAELLGGFTDLTRHAVYGGVDYQKQRDALQQNVDILIGTPGRLIDYFKQGVYELSQVEVLIVDEADRMFDMGFIKDLRFLLRRLPPYHKRQSFLFSATLSFREMELSYEFMNNPIKVAISPEQVTVDKVEHLLFHVEKQEKFRLLRWLLQREAWQRILIFSNTRQGAERLTEKLVRCGFRADLISGSIDQRKRLRIIAKFKDGTLPILVATDVASRGLHVEAVSHVINYDLPQDPEDYVHRIGRTARAGAAGKAISLADEEYVLSLDAIEQYIGFKIPVQWPDEAVFAPGVAASAPTARQRAQRGRQATSTEDL; via the coding sequence ATGACCTTTGACGACTTATCGCTGCCTGGGCCGATCCGCAAGGGAATAGAGACGGCCGGCTTTACTCAATGCACACCTATCCAGGCGGAGGCGCTCCCGCTCGCCCTGGCTGGGAAGGATGTTGCCGGCCAAGCCCAAACCGGCAGCGGCAAGACGGCTGCCTTCCTGATCCCCCTCTTCGTCAGACTACTCAATTCAAGGCGTCCCACTCTCCCTGGCGCTCCCCGTGCCCTGATCCTGGCCCCCACACGTGAGCTTGCCGTACAGATCCTGTGGGATGCGGAGCTGCTGGGTGGGTTCACTGATCTGACTCGGCACGCCGTCTATGGAGGAGTGGACTACCAGAAGCAGCGGGATGCGCTCCAGCAAAACGTGGACATACTTATCGGGACACCTGGGCGGCTCATTGACTACTTCAAACAGGGGGTCTACGAACTCTCTCAAGTCGAGGTCCTGATTGTGGACGAGGCCGACCGGATGTTCGATATGGGATTCATCAAGGATCTTCGTTTCCTGCTGAGGCGGCTTCCCCCCTACCACAAGCGGCAGTCGTTCCTTTTCTCGGCGACGCTCTCATTTCGAGAGATGGAGCTCTCGTATGAGTTTATGAATAACCCGATCAAGGTCGCCATTTCCCCCGAGCAAGTCACGGTGGACAAGGTTGAACACCTGCTTTTTCACGTTGAGAAGCAGGAGAAATTCCGGCTGCTGCGCTGGCTGCTCCAGCGCGAGGCATGGCAACGGATCCTCATCTTCTCGAATACCAGACAGGGCGCCGAGCGGCTCACTGAAAAGCTGGTCCGGTGCGGCTTTCGAGCCGATCTGATCAGCGGAAGTATTGATCAGCGTAAACGCCTTCGCATCATAGCCAAGTTCAAAGACGGAACGCTGCCGATCCTGGTGGCGACCGATGTCGCCTCCCGCGGGCTGCATGTCGAGGCGGTTAGCCACGTGATCAACTATGATCTGCCACAGGATCCGGAAGATTACGTCCACCGGATTGGGCGAACGGCGCGGGCAGGGGCGGCCGGCAAGGCGATTAGCCTTGCTGATGAGGAGTACGTCCTGTCGCTTGATGCGATCGAGCAATACATCGGGTTTAAAATCCCCGTGCAGTGGCCGGACGAAGCAGTGTTCGCCCCAGGGGTGGCTGCCAGTGCGCCGACCGCCCGCCAGCGCGCCCAGCGGGGCAGACAAGCGACGTCGACTGAGGACTTGTGA
- the groL gene encoding chaperonin GroEL (60 kDa chaperone family; promotes refolding of misfolded polypeptides especially under stressful conditions; forms two stacked rings of heptamers to form a barrel-shaped 14mer; ends can be capped by GroES; misfolded proteins enter the barrel where they are refolded when GroES binds), translated as MPAKQLLFDEEARRKIQKGVDLLAAAVKVTLGPKGRNVVIDKKFGAPNITKDGVTVAKEIELEDSFENMGAQMVKEVASKTSDVAGDGTTTATVLAQSIFREGIRNVTAGANPMALKRGIEKAVEGIVDELKKISKPTKGKKEISQVATISANNDKAIGDLIADAMEKVGKDGVITVEEAKSMETTLEVVEGMQFDRGYTSPYFVTDPERMEVVLENPLILIHEKKISNLKDLLPILEQIAKMGKPLMVIAEEVEGEALATLVVNKLRGTLNCAAVKAPGFGDRRKEMLKDVAVLTGGEVISEELGIKLENIRLDDLGKAKKVVIDKENTTIIEGAGAQKEIEGRIKQIRTQVEESTSDYDREKLQERLAKLAGGVAVVKVGAATEIAMKEKKARVEDALNATRAAVEEGIIPGGGVALLRASRVIEKLKLEGDEKVGGDIVRRALEEPIRQIAENAGIEGSIVVQKVRENNGSYGFNAETETYEDLMTAGIIDPTKVARIALQNASSIASLMITTEALVTEIPEKEKTPPMPPGGGHGMGDMY; from the coding sequence ATGCCAGCGAAGCAACTACTGTTTGATGAGGAGGCAAGGCGAAAGATTCAAAAGGGTGTTGACCTCCTTGCCGCCGCCGTGAAGGTAACCTTGGGCCCTAAGGGGCGCAATGTGGTGATCGACAAGAAGTTCGGCGCCCCGAATATCACGAAGGACGGGGTCACGGTGGCCAAGGAGATTGAGCTGGAAGATAGCTTTGAAAATATGGGCGCCCAGATGGTGAAGGAGGTGGCGAGCAAGACCTCCGATGTAGCCGGAGACGGTACCACCACCGCTACCGTGTTGGCCCAGTCGATCTTTCGTGAGGGAATCAGGAACGTAACGGCCGGCGCGAACCCGATGGCGCTGAAGCGGGGAATCGAGAAGGCCGTTGAGGGTATCGTGGACGAACTCAAGAAAATCTCCAAGCCGACCAAAGGGAAGAAGGAGATTTCCCAGGTTGCCACCATCTCGGCCAACAACGACAAGGCAATCGGCGACCTCATTGCCGATGCCATGGAGAAGGTCGGCAAGGATGGGGTCATCACCGTCGAGGAAGCCAAGAGCATGGAGACGACCCTCGAGGTGGTTGAGGGGATGCAGTTTGACCGAGGCTACACGTCGCCCTACTTCGTGACCGATCCTGAGCGGATGGAGGTAGTCCTGGAAAACCCTCTGATCCTGATCCACGAAAAGAAGATCAGCAATCTCAAGGATCTCCTGCCGATTCTGGAGCAGATCGCCAAGATGGGCAAGCCGCTGATGGTGATCGCTGAAGAGGTCGAGGGCGAGGCGCTGGCCACCTTGGTGGTCAACAAGCTACGCGGGACCCTGAACTGTGCGGCGGTCAAGGCTCCTGGCTTTGGCGACCGGCGCAAGGAGATGCTGAAGGACGTCGCGGTGCTCACCGGCGGTGAGGTGATCTCCGAGGAGCTGGGGATCAAGCTGGAGAACATCCGGCTGGACGACCTGGGCAAGGCAAAGAAGGTGGTGATCGACAAAGAGAACACCACCATCATCGAAGGGGCCGGCGCTCAGAAGGAGATCGAGGGCCGCATCAAGCAGATCCGGACCCAGGTCGAGGAGTCGACCTCGGACTACGACAGGGAGAAGCTGCAGGAGCGGCTGGCCAAGCTCGCCGGCGGGGTGGCGGTCGTCAAGGTTGGGGCAGCCACCGAGATTGCCATGAAGGAGAAAAAGGCCCGCGTTGAGGATGCGCTGAACGCGACTCGCGCGGCCGTTGAAGAGGGAATCATTCCGGGCGGCGGCGTAGCCCTCCTTCGGGCGTCGAGGGTGATCGAAAAGCTGAAGCTTGAAGGCGACGAAAAGGTCGGCGGCGACATCGTTCGGCGAGCATTGGAGGAGCCGATCCGTCAGATCGCCGAGAATGCAGGTATCGAAGGCTCGATTGTCGTTCAGAAGGTCAGAGAAAACAACGGTTCGTACGGCTTTAACGCCGAGACGGAAACGTACGAAGATTTGATGACGGCCGGGATCATCGATCCAACCAAGGTGGCTCGAATTGCGCTGCAGAATGCGTCGAGCATCGCATCGCTGATGATTACCACCGAGGCGCTGGTGACCGAGATTCCGGAAAAGGAAAAGACGCCGCCGATGCCGCCTGGAGGTGGTCACGGGATGGGTGACATGTACTAA
- the groES gene encoding co-chaperone GroES, whose translation MKVKPLHDRILVKRLEEKEIKKGGIIIPDTAKEKPQEGEVIAVGPGKVGDDGKRQPMDVKAGDKILFGKYSGSEVKLDNEEFLIMREEDVLCILQ comes from the coding sequence GTGAAGGTGAAGCCACTGCACGACCGAATCCTGGTGAAGCGCCTGGAAGAGAAAGAAATCAAGAAGGGCGGGATCATTATTCCCGATACTGCGAAGGAGAAGCCCCAAGAAGGTGAAGTCATTGCCGTCGGGCCGGGTAAAGTCGGTGATGATGGAAAGCGACAGCCGATGGATGTGAAGGCCGGCGACAAGATCCTCTTTGGTAAGTACTCCGGCTCGGAGGTAAAGCTCGACAATGAGGAATTCCTGATCATGCGGGAGGAAGACGTTCTATGCATCCTGCAATAG